One window from the genome of Lachancea thermotolerans CBS 6340 chromosome B complete sequence encodes:
- a CDS encoding uncharacterized protein (weakly similar to uniprot|Q7LGR3 Saccharomyces cerevisiae YDL218W) — MLISLRALQFISSVIALGLLAYVLKGYSYHGSHKTNFGLAVAAISVFYLMLLSLLGVLLHKLLLPGLYLLFEIIITILWLCAFVVLAKTHGSRACGLQTTSTYNPNYGSTSSFMSSGGRYDPYTSQYTTDSHMRPCRSAKASIAFAGLCTVLFMISTLIIGLNVIRPIMQRGGGQRAMWTPYHNAGYKLNPWTGLRLSETNRSDLEGTGPHHNDAEGGAGVHDQHTYSTGDSTYNGTNREKLGETDHRRNASGATEMGQDATNTGNAGALPQENVNTTYHRTERIVTDTSPHPITETNRAQQTQGRM, encoded by the coding sequence ATGCTTATATCTTTGAGAGCGTTGCAGTTCATCAGCAGCGTGATTGCCTTAGGACTTCTAGCTTACGTGTTGAAAGGGTACAGTTATCATGGAAGCCATAAAACCAACTTTGGACTGGCGGTTGCCGCCATTTCTGTGTTTTACTTGATGTTGCTGAGTTTGCTAGGCGTCCTGTTGCATAAGCTTCTGCTGCCCGGGCTATACTTGCTTTTCGAAATTATCATAACCATCCTGTGGTTGTGCGCGTTTGTGGTGCTAGCCAAGACGCATGGCTCTAGGGCGTGCGGGCTCCAGACCACAAGTACCTACAACCCTAACTATGGTTCCACTTCGAGCTTTATGTCCTCCGGAGGTAGATATGATCCATACACGAGCCAATACACCACTGACTCGCATATGCGCCCTTGCCGCAGTGCAAAGGCATCCATCGCATTTGCCGGCCTGTGTACCGTCCTGTTTATGATTTCGACCCTGATTATCGGCTTAAACGTGATCAGACCAATTATGCAAAGAGGTGGAGGCCAGCGCGCGATGTGGACGCCATACCACAATGCGGGCTACAAGCTAAACCCATGGACAGGTCTGCGTCTCAGTGAGACAAACCGCAGTGACCTGGAAGGTACCGGACCCCACCACAATGACGCGGAAGGAGGCGCTGGCGTGCATGACCAACACACCTACTCGACTGGCGACTCGACCTACAATGGCACCAACCGCGAGAAGCTTGGCGAAACAGACCATAGACGCAATGCTTCCGGCGCCACGGAAATGGGACAAGATGCAACTAATACTGGAAACGCCGGTGCCCTACCTCAGGAAAACGTTAATACAACCTATCACAGAACCGAACGCATTGTCACCGACACATCCCCTCACCCTATTACGGAAACCAATAGGGCTCAGCAGACACAGGGTCGCATGTAG